One window of the Chryseobacterium camelliae genome contains the following:
- a CDS encoding LytR/AlgR family response regulator transcription factor — translation MIKTVIIEDEKPALRKLERMLGSFPDIEIVARIESVEEGKQWFSENDQAQLIFSDIVLGDGLSFDIFQEFPTKAFIIYTTAFDQYTLKAFKLNSIDYLLKPILDEDLAGAVEKFKSFIPSGNAVSSQEIKQLIKEDKSTLSRILVKIGYNLKIVQTHEVSCFFSENKIVYLQTKDRSYPSDFTLDELADVLDENKFFRVNRQFIINSDHIRNIHTSPYYKVELEFQPEDEITVSRERVKDFKDWLVR, via the coding sequence ATGATCAAAACGGTTATTATTGAAGATGAAAAACCGGCTTTAAGAAAGCTTGAACGGATGCTGGGCAGTTTTCCCGATATCGAAATCGTGGCCAGGATAGAATCTGTAGAGGAGGGTAAACAATGGTTCTCTGAAAACGACCAAGCACAGCTTATTTTTTCTGATATTGTCCTGGGAGACGGGTTATCATTCGACATCTTTCAGGAGTTTCCTACCAAAGCATTCATCATCTATACCACCGCTTTTGATCAGTATACGCTGAAAGCCTTCAAGCTGAACAGCATCGATTATCTTCTGAAGCCTATCCTGGATGAAGACCTTGCCGGCGCAGTGGAAAAATTCAAATCCTTTATCCCATCCGGGAACGCAGTAAGCTCACAGGAAATCAAGCAGCTGATCAAGGAAGATAAAAGCACGCTTTCCAGAATCCTGGTAAAGATCGGGTACAACCTGAAAATTGTACAGACCCATGAAGTCAGCTGTTTTTTCAGCGAAAATAAAATTGTCTACCTTCAGACTAAAGACCGTTCTTATCCTTCAGATTTCACCCTGGATGAGCTGGCCGATGTGCTGGATGAAAACAAATTTTTCAGGGTCAACCGGCAATTTATCATCAATTCAGACCACATCAGGAATATCCATACGTCTCCGTATTATAAGGTTGAGCTCGAGTTTCAGCCTGAAGATGAAATTACCGTCAGCCGCGAGCGGGTGAAGGATTTTAAGGACTGGCTGGTGAGGTAG
- a CDS encoding 2TM domain-containing protein produces the protein MDYYHAQQRVKELKRFYKSLIWFGIIAIIIFSDDLFEKGIFNISYWDGSVILLIWGIILTVKAVKLFIFDADWERSIVEKEMGKHKDSVKF, from the coding sequence ATGGATTATTATCACGCACAACAACGGGTAAAAGAACTGAAAAGGTTTTATAAAAGCCTTATATGGTTCGGTATTATCGCCATTATTATTTTTTCCGATGACCTCTTTGAAAAAGGAATTTTCAATATTTCATACTGGGATGGATCAGTTATTCTTTTGATCTGGGGAATTATTCTGACGGTAAAAGCCGTAAAGTTATTTATCTTTGATGCCGACTGGGAAAGAAGCATTGTAGAAAAAGAAATGGGTAAACATAAGGACTCGGTTAAATTTTAA
- a CDS encoding 2TM domain-containing protein, with product METSFNTESRAYEKAARRVKEIKGFYSNLTSYCLVIPFLVVLNLLTSPENLWFFWPMLGWGIGIAAHGVSTFGIGRNWEEKKIRELMDEENKQAKTF from the coding sequence ATGGAAACATCATTCAACACAGAAAGCAGGGCATACGAGAAAGCAGCCCGAAGAGTAAAAGAAATAAAAGGCTTTTACAGCAACCTTACTTCTTACTGCCTGGTCATCCCTTTCCTGGTTGTTTTAAACCTGCTGACATCCCCTGAGAATCTCTGGTTTTTCTGGCCAATGCTGGGGTGGGGCATAGGGATCGCTGCCCATGGCGTAAGTACTTTCGGGATCGGGAGAAACTGGGAAGAAAAGAAGATCAGGGAACTGATGGACGAAGAGAACAAACAGGCAAAAACTTTTTAA
- a CDS encoding methyltransferase family protein, with product MNALEIVFAVSMVGWFISEFLYKNILKSGETDRKGKDRSTLNFLWIAIPFSIISAVTLSYYTRFPISDGTWILYTGEALILIGIIVRFIIIRSLGKYFTVDVTIRKDHTIKKEGFYRYLRHPSYTFSLLTSLGLGLYLNNWLSLALALIPPFIAFSYRIKIEEAALIEQFGEEYLEYRRKTRKLIPFIY from the coding sequence ATGAATGCTCTGGAGATTGTATTTGCCGTTTCTATGGTAGGCTGGTTTATCAGCGAATTCCTGTATAAGAACATCTTAAAATCCGGTGAAACAGACCGGAAAGGGAAAGACCGGTCTACCCTGAATTTCCTTTGGATCGCCATCCCGTTTTCCATTATCAGTGCAGTAACCTTGTCTTATTATACTCGGTTTCCGATCTCAGACGGCACCTGGATCCTGTATACAGGGGAAGCGCTGATCCTGATTGGAATTATTGTCCGGTTCATCATCATCCGTTCTCTAGGTAAGTATTTTACCGTTGATGTGACGATCAGGAAAGACCACACCATCAAAAAGGAGGGTTTTTACAGGTATCTCAGGCATCCTTCCTATACATTTTCCCTGCTTACTTCTTTAGGTCTTGGGCTATACCTTAACAACTGGCTTTCATTGGCTTTAGCGCTTATTCCTCCGTTCATCGCTTTCAGCTACAGGATTAAGATTGAAGAAGCTGCGCTTATTGAGCAGTTTGGGGAAGAGTATCTGGAATACCGGCGCAAAACCAGGAAGCTCATTCCGTTTATCTACTGA
- a CDS encoding 2TM domain-containing protein — MEEISQDDIRYKQAEKRVKQIKNFYIFLFVYVVVNIFILITNYRELKPGQTLWHLKYFSLPLFWGIGLLVYGLRVFVPSFILGNHWEEKKIQQLMDEEMNSRNRLKY, encoded by the coding sequence ATGGAAGAGATCAGCCAGGACGATATCCGCTATAAGCAGGCAGAAAAAAGAGTGAAACAAATCAAGAACTTCTACATATTCCTCTTTGTATATGTCGTGGTGAACATATTCATCTTAATCACCAATTACCGCGAACTGAAACCTGGCCAGACCCTCTGGCACCTCAAATACTTCAGCCTTCCGCTGTTCTGGGGAATCGGTCTTTTGGTATACGGATTGCGGGTATTTGTCCCTAGCTTTATCCTGGGGAACCATTGGGAAGAAAAGAAGATCCAACAGCTTATGGACGAGGAAATGAATTCCCGTAACAGATTAAAATACTAA
- a CDS encoding 2TM domain-containing protein, translating into MKRRNLITLCWISLATSMIFFFGFTDEKTLSNFLLTVVVCFMYSFVLAMGNSYINDFLNKRFPWSEATTRRAIISIVSILIANTIMVYFCNYMNFVVFQKAATTEEYFSGRYSFINWFTINIALLISAFLHAKGFMEELKKSSRKEVVEQKLIAKSANAQFESLKNQLDPHFLFNSLNVLSSLIDENPNQAQKFTASMSKIYRYVLEQKDKELVTVEDEIEFARTYCDLLKTRFEDSVDFIFEVRKEDYRRFVVPLSLQLLLENCIKHNFATSSRPLIIRIFSENDTLCIENNLQVREQIKESSGIGLANIVQRYSLLTKRNVFIEKSEDYFKVKLPVLVSKPNEISIKTDTSDKAYERAQKRVKELKSFYGNLTSYCIVIPSLIIINLITSPDDLWFYYPMLGWGIGIAAHGISAFGIGKRWEEKKIREILEKQHKR; encoded by the coding sequence ATGAAACGCAGGAACCTTATTACTTTATGCTGGATATCACTGGCAACATCCATGATTTTTTTCTTCGGGTTTACAGATGAAAAGACGCTGAGTAATTTTCTGCTTACCGTGGTTGTATGCTTTATGTACTCCTTTGTGTTAGCGATGGGAAACAGCTATATCAACGATTTCCTGAACAAAAGGTTTCCGTGGTCTGAAGCCACTACCAGGAGAGCCATAATCAGTATTGTGTCGATTCTTATCGCGAATACCATAATGGTGTATTTCTGCAACTACATGAATTTTGTCGTTTTTCAGAAAGCTGCGACTACAGAAGAATATTTTTCGGGAAGGTACAGCTTCATCAATTGGTTTACAATTAATATCGCACTGCTGATTTCAGCCTTCCTCCATGCCAAAGGGTTTATGGAAGAGCTGAAAAAGTCTTCCCGTAAGGAAGTCGTAGAGCAGAAGCTCATTGCCAAATCCGCCAATGCCCAGTTTGAAAGCTTAAAGAATCAGCTGGATCCGCATTTCCTGTTCAATTCCCTGAATGTTCTGAGTTCCCTGATCGATGAAAACCCGAACCAGGCCCAGAAGTTTACAGCCTCAATGTCAAAGATTTACAGGTATGTCCTGGAGCAGAAAGACAAAGAGCTGGTCACGGTGGAAGATGAGATTGAATTTGCCAGGACCTATTGCGACCTGCTGAAAACCAGATTCGAAGACAGTGTAGATTTTATCTTTGAGGTCAGGAAAGAGGATTACCGCAGGTTTGTCGTTCCGCTTTCTTTACAGCTGTTGCTGGAAAACTGTATCAAGCATAATTTTGCCACCTCATCAAGGCCGCTCATCATTAGAATATTTTCTGAAAATGATACCCTCTGCATTGAAAACAACCTTCAGGTCCGGGAGCAGATCAAGGAAAGTTCGGGAATCGGTCTGGCCAATATTGTCCAGCGCTATTCACTGCTGACGAAAAGGAATGTATTCATTGAAAAATCAGAAGACTATTTTAAAGTAAAACTTCCGGTGCTGGTCAGTAAGCCTAATGAAATCAGTATCAAAACGGATACTTCAGATAAAGCCTATGAAAGGGCACAGAAACGCGTGAAGGAACTGAAGAGTTTTTACGGCAACCTTACTTCCTATTGCATTGTAATTCCGTCACTGATTATCATTAACCTGATCACGAGCCCGGATGACCTTTGGTTTTATTATCCGATGCTGGGATGGGGAATTGGCATCGCCGCTCACGGAATCAGCGCTTTCGGAATCGGTAAAAGATGGGAAGAGAAAAAGATCCGGGAAATTTTAGAAAAACAACATAAACGATAA
- a CDS encoding TonB-dependent receptor, producing MKTKLLFLISFLCSMLSLAQIKVSGKVTYKSKGVADVNITLKNTYDGATTDAEGNFSFETNEKGSQAITFTHPKYDDVEKPVMIQDQAITVNAELKEQINEIDAIVVSAGSIEASDKKRATALLTPIDIYTTAGADGQISSALTYLPGVQKVGESEGLFIRGGTGAESKIFMDGSLINNYFSNSVPGIAGRDRFNTSLFKGNIFSSGGYSALYGQALSGALMLESVDLPNESSYDIGVSPIFIDAGFQRLSKNKNYSYGATAGYSNLELMQNVLHFNTDFIQSPRSMNGDLNFRIKTKSGGFFKYYGKYDTNRMAVRTESLEPQYDAALIRLKGTNTYHNLSFRQKFGKYLLNIGSSYSYNRSDLNFSTENAGQESARTQLLTDGNYINLKAVLERKINRISALRGGFEFNNSDEQLHFQQVNKKYNDLISSAFVESDLGFSNQLSAKIGVRAEHSSFLDKNNIAPRLALAYRLDKNWTSSIAYGLFYQNPESRYINAPANLGFQQSQHYIFQIQRASEGRSLRLEAFYKKYDQLIKTFTLNPGESQNQQIQTALNNDGYGYAKGAEFFWRDKKTFKNIDYWISYSYLDSKRDFMNYPVSLKPNFAAEHTLSVVAKRFITEWKLGANLSYTYAKGRPYYDIVSQQNSNVIRNEGRLKDYSSLNLSFNYLPNLGKKDAKAFTIFVLSISNVLGTKNMYGYNFSGDGARSSAVVPPSNTFVFIGAFISFGVDKTEDAINNNL from the coding sequence ATGAAAACAAAACTATTATTTCTGATTTCTTTTTTATGCTCTATGCTGAGCCTTGCCCAGATAAAAGTATCCGGTAAGGTAACCTATAAAAGCAAAGGCGTTGCAGATGTGAATATTACTTTAAAAAACACTTATGACGGTGCGACCACTGATGCTGAAGGAAACTTTTCCTTTGAAACCAATGAAAAAGGTAGCCAGGCCATTACCTTTACCCATCCCAAATACGATGATGTAGAGAAACCGGTAATGATCCAGGACCAGGCGATCACTGTAAATGCAGAACTGAAGGAGCAGATCAATGAAATAGATGCCATAGTGGTTTCCGCAGGATCTATTGAGGCAAGCGATAAAAAACGGGCTACCGCTCTGCTGACGCCGATCGATATTTATACTACCGCAGGAGCAGACGGGCAGATTTCCTCAGCCTTAACCTATCTTCCCGGGGTACAGAAAGTAGGGGAGTCCGAAGGCCTTTTCATCCGTGGCGGAACCGGAGCCGAGTCCAAAATCTTTATGGACGGCAGCCTTATCAACAACTATTTTTCCAACTCCGTACCGGGCATTGCAGGAAGAGACCGTTTCAATACGTCTCTGTTCAAAGGGAATATATTCTCCAGCGGTGGCTATTCAGCATTGTACGGACAGGCTCTTTCCGGGGCACTGATGCTGGAAAGCGTTGACCTGCCTAATGAAAGCTCTTATGATATCGGAGTTTCACCGATATTCATTGATGCAGGCTTCCAGCGTTTAAGCAAGAATAAGAATTATTCTTATGGAGCGACAGCAGGCTATTCCAACCTGGAGCTGATGCAGAATGTTCTGCATTTCAATACAGACTTTATACAATCCCCGCGCAGCATGAATGGAGACCTGAATTTCAGGATAAAAACAAAATCCGGCGGATTTTTTAAATATTATGGGAAATACGATACGAACAGGATGGCAGTAAGGACCGAAAGCCTCGAACCGCAGTACGATGCTGCGCTGATACGGCTGAAAGGGACAAATACTTATCATAACCTATCATTCAGGCAGAAATTCGGGAAATATCTGCTGAATATAGGAAGCTCGTATTCCTACAACCGTTCAGACCTTAACTTTTCAACGGAGAATGCGGGCCAGGAATCTGCCCGGACCCAATTGCTGACCGATGGGAATTATATCAACCTCAAAGCAGTCCTGGAAAGGAAGATCAACAGGATCAGCGCACTGAGGGGCGGATTTGAATTCAATAACTCAGATGAACAGCTTCATTTCCAGCAGGTAAACAAAAAATACAATGACCTGATCTCCTCCGCATTTGTGGAGTCGGATCTGGGATTCAGCAACCAGCTGTCTGCAAAAATAGGCGTACGGGCAGAACATTCATCCTTTCTGGATAAAAATAATATCGCACCGAGGCTTGCGCTTGCTTACCGGCTGGATAAGAACTGGACCAGCTCTATTGCCTACGGGCTTTTCTACCAGAATCCTGAAAGCAGGTATATCAATGCACCCGCCAACCTCGGATTCCAGCAGTCACAGCATTATATTTTCCAGATCCAGAGGGCATCAGAGGGGAGAAGCCTGAGACTAGAGGCATTTTACAAAAAATATGACCAGCTGATCAAAACCTTTACGCTAAATCCTGGTGAAAGCCAGAACCAGCAGATCCAGACAGCCCTTAATAATGACGGCTATGGATACGCCAAAGGAGCAGAATTTTTCTGGCGCGATAAGAAGACATTTAAAAATATCGATTACTGGATCAGTTATTCCTATCTGGATTCCAAAAGGGATTTTATGAATTATCCGGTAAGCCTGAAACCTAATTTTGCTGCGGAGCATACACTCTCTGTGGTAGCCAAAAGGTTCATTACGGAATGGAAACTGGGGGCCAACCTGTCTTATACGTATGCTAAAGGAAGGCCGTATTATGATATCGTCAGCCAGCAGAACAGCAATGTCATCCGGAATGAAGGAAGATTAAAGGATTACAGCTCCCTGAACCTGAGCTTTAACTACCTGCCGAACCTTGGAAAAAAGGATGCAAAAGCATTTACTATATTTGTGCTGAGTATTTCTAATGTCTTAGGGACGAAGAACATGTACGGATATAACTTTTCCGGTGACGGAGCCAGGAGTTCTGCCGTTGTTCCGCCTTCCAATACCTTTGTCTTTATAGGAGCCTTCATCAGTTTCGGGGTAGATAAAACGGAGGATGCCATTAATAATAATTTGTAA
- a CDS encoding AraC family transcriptional regulator, giving the protein MHKQSIIKAIRYIEDHLDSELSLENVSGAGAYSPFHFHRIFRLITGETLQNYTARRRTEKSAFYLALRKDISIADVYHQSGFSSHSAFNKAFKKYYGISPSGFRKAAPENFHRIAIKESKKGHRDAIFSQYIYNTENLLNWMNMNLKIKVGHLPEMHLAAVMSLGIAHVESSFGTLIDWAKSKNLFPRDQVKMLSVYHDSFKVTPPDKVRIHACMLLDEPLQKQEGEVFPETVETGKFIIGSGEVTLDDFEQCWVSLFLWMKEHHHSVRKAFPFEIYHTNFREHPEGKMTVDFCIPIH; this is encoded by the coding sequence ATGCATAAACAGAGCATCATAAAAGCCATAAGGTATATAGAAGACCATCTGGATTCGGAACTTTCACTGGAGAATGTTTCAGGGGCTGGCGCCTATTCTCCATTTCATTTTCACAGGATTTTCCGGCTGATCACTGGAGAAACTCTACAGAACTATACAGCAAGGAGAAGGACCGAAAAAAGTGCCTTTTACCTGGCGCTGAGAAAAGACATCAGTATCGCGGATGTTTATCATCAGTCAGGCTTTTCCAGTCATTCCGCTTTCAATAAAGCCTTTAAAAAATATTACGGGATATCCCCGTCGGGATTTCGCAAAGCAGCTCCGGAAAACTTTCACAGGATTGCTATTAAAGAAAGCAAGAAAGGACATAGGGATGCCATTTTCAGCCAGTACATTTACAATACAGAAAACCTTTTAAACTGGATGAATATGAATTTAAAAATCAAAGTAGGCCATCTTCCGGAAATGCACCTGGCGGCTGTTATGAGCCTGGGTATTGCCCATGTTGAATCCTCTTTCGGTACGCTGATAGACTGGGCAAAAAGCAAAAACCTGTTTCCCCGCGATCAGGTGAAAATGCTCTCTGTATACCATGACAGCTTTAAGGTGACTCCACCGGATAAAGTGAGAATCCATGCCTGTATGCTTCTGGATGAACCCTTGCAGAAACAGGAAGGGGAAGTCTTTCCTGAGACCGTTGAAACCGGAAAGTTCATCATCGGAAGCGGTGAAGTCACCCTGGATGATTTTGAACAGTGCTGGGTTTCCCTGTTTTTATGGATGAAGGAGCATCACCATTCGGTAAGAAAAGCATTTCCTTTTGAGATCTACCATACCAATTTCCGCGAACATCCCGAAGGAAAAATGACCGTTGATTTCTGTATCCCGATTCATTGA
- a CDS encoding superoxide dismutase family protein, with amino-acid sequence MNLKTLTLLAGSALFAVSCGTSHTYQVMSKSNTQTGGTAKFTQKGNDVIMKLDVTNLTPGIHAVHIHEKGDCSAPDGTSAGGHWNPAKDDHGKWGAEHFHMGDIGNLNADQSGNATLTFKTDKWCLGCEDASKNIMGKGLIIHADKDDFHTQPTGNAGGRVGCVEIR; translated from the coding sequence ATGAACCTTAAAACATTAACATTATTAGCCGGAAGCGCATTGTTTGCGGTATCCTGCGGAACCAGCCACACTTACCAGGTGATGTCTAAAAGCAATACCCAGACCGGTGGAACGGCAAAATTCACTCAAAAAGGGAATGACGTTATTATGAAGCTGGATGTAACCAACCTTACACCGGGCATCCACGCCGTACACATCCATGAAAAGGGAGATTGCTCAGCTCCTGACGGAACCTCGGCAGGAGGCCACTGGAACCCGGCCAAAGACGACCATGGCAAATGGGGCGCCGAACATTTCCACATGGGCGATATCGGGAATCTTAATGCAGACCAGAGCGGCAATGCCACACTAACGTTCAAAACGGATAAGTGGTGCCTGGGATGCGAGGATGCTTCCAAGAATATTATGGGGAAAGGCCTTATCATCCACGCAGATAAAGACGATTTCCATACCCAACCCACCGGAAACGCTGGCGGAAGAGTAGGCTGTGTGGAGATCAGGTAA